CGGCGGAAGCTCTTGGTCGACCATATCAAAGCTCGGGAGCCAAAGCTCGGCATTCTCTTCATCGAAAGCATCTGCCACGACCAAAATCTCCTCGAGGCCAACATGCGCCTGAAGCTTTCCGGGCCAGATTACAAGGACAAGGATCCTGTCAAGTCTTTGGCTGATTTCAAGGAAAGAGTCAAAGCTTATGAAAGTGCTTACGAGCCGCTGGGCAAGTGGGAGGAAGACATGCATCTTCAGTACATCCAGGTATGTTTTAtctttggtttgtttgttaGCCACATCCACTAACCAACTGTGCATAGATGATTGATGTTGGAAGAAAACTCGTGCACCACCGACTCAAGGGATTCCTTAGCGGCGGGATCGCTTCTTACTTGACGACGTTCAACCTTTCTCCCAGACAAATCTGGATCACCCGCCACGGCCAGAGTCAGGATAACCAACTGCAAAAGCTGGGCGGCAATTCTGAACTGACCGAGAGGGGTCACTGCTATGGCCTTGCACTCTATAACTTCATGACGTACAAGCGCAAAGAGTGGCTGATTGAACAGAAGAACAAGATCGCACAGTCGACCTTCCCACCGCTGCCAGGTGACAACACGCCACCATATCCCGAGCTCAACCAAGAGCTCGAGGACAAGAACTTTTGCGTCTGGACTTCGATGCTGCAACGCAGCGTGCAGACGGCCGAGTACTTCGACGCAGACGAAGATTACGATGTGAAAGCTTGGGAGATGCTCAACGAGCTCAACGCTGGCTCCTTTGAGGGGATGACTTACGAAGAGATTGCGCAAAGATACCCCGAGGAGTACCGGAAACGGTCCCAGGACAAGCTCCAGTACATCTATCCTGGAgtgggaggcgagggttATCTCCAGGTTATCAGCCGTCTCCGGGATATGGTTCGGGAGATTGAGCGCATTACCGATCACCTGCTCATCATCGGACACCGATCAGTTTGCAGGGTGCTGATGGCGTACTTTATGGATCTCACTAGGGACGATATTGCCGACCTCGATGTTCCGCTGGGGATTCTCTACGCTATTGAACCCAAGCCGTACGGCATCGAGTTCCACGCCTACAAGTACAACGAGGAGCAGGGCTGGTTCGATGAGCTTCCCAACTACAAGCCTCGGAAGACGGTGGACAGGAACTCGTGATGGAGATTTTGACATCCCATCATGTGTAACATTAGGCGGCCAACACAGCTGGTTACGTTTGCCGCGCTTTGATTTTTTTCGCTTTTCGGTTTTCGGCGTCTCGGGTTTCGGGGCGATACCGTGGtggcaacaaccacaactcACTTGATTTTTGACATTTATCAAGGAGGCTACACAGAGGCGTTTATGGGACAGGGGCAATGACTTAACGGACTAGGTACAGATGGGACGAACACGTACACAACGCAAGCACATGAGACATCACCGGCACACAATCATCATGGGTTGCTTTCATCATGGCGCTCGACCAAGCAACggctccttttttttttttcttttttctttttagaCCTGCATGCGGGGATGTAGGTTATGCATTGTTATTTTCCtgtctgttttcttttctaaAGTGTGTGTTTTTATCATGGCAAGACCAAGCAGAGCCAGCGCAGCGCATGTAGAAAGAGCTTCAAGGTTGCAAAAATTTGTATTTGCATTCAACGAGAGAAGGGGCCGAAGAAGCAAGCATATATTACCATTGATATCAAGTGCAACCAAAGCTAGACGCATGTACTCATGATAGAACAGGCTGGGGTTGGGTAGCctggtgtttttgttgtAGACTTGGGCGCTTGGGGTAGTAGCGTAGTTTGGTTATATATTGACTATATCATGGCGTGTAAGCTTCTTGACTTAGTGGTTTTGTGagttgtttggtggtgaagatgaaaAGTTGAAATTGGTCTAAAAATCTTTGGAGTTGTTTTTTTAGCGCGGTTGTTCTTGGATGGGTGAGATGAGGGTGTTTGTTTATTATtatgatggtggaggtgaataATAGTAATGTATGTATGCATGATGGAATAAAGGATGGGCGACGAGACAAAATTGTGAGTAGGAGAGGTTTATATGCGGAAAATGCCGCTGCCTTTCGAGGCTTGTAGGTAGCCATCGAGCAGGAAAATACAGACACATGTGGGAATATGGATGTGAAGTTATTCTCACACCCACAAGAGATCAATCCACCCATATCTTACACCACTCACgcagcctttttttttcccagCAACCGAAGTGAATCTGAGTATAAGATTGAAGACTAAAAAAGTGCCAGAAATCCTAGCAGCAGTCACGACTATTCATTTCTGTCCTTGACTTGACGTGTGCCAGAGAAATCACCATTGGGAAATGGTGACCCAatgaggaaaaaaaaaaaaaaaattgaaaaaATTACCAACAG
This window of the Podospora pseudoanserina strain CBS 124.78 chromosome 3, whole genome shotgun sequence genome carries:
- the PFK26 gene encoding 6-phosphofructo-2-kinase (COG:G; EggNog:ENOG503NVD4), encoding MLQTRHPDSTFDLKVSSRPSSMPPHSLWSPPSSSSSFTGLSRKRKREEDSFPVSQPSSLRKLAMSHMIGSSATAPSSPSIRANGQRPIPGAHQFHDGLLPPAAASWSSALKDLNDFELSSSHPTRPGFQQHYDSPYSRSIPSTAPGSPRIPPLRQNSGSHTPRVRPHATTLNIPGMTRSKASPDGRIPDRDVAAKLVIIMVGLPARGKSYITKKIQRYLSWQQHNTKIFNVGNRRRLAAGVANSGSGSPTSATNRGVDVPTQAATILLNGTKGPDIMVEDEPTKLDLNGEPKSARTKIDQSAKFFDPNNEIAAKLREQVALDTLDELLAYLLHGGGAVGILDATNSTIKRRKLLVDHIKAREPKLGILFIESICHDQNLLEANMRLKLSGPDYKDKDPVKSLADFKERVKAYESAYEPLGKWEEDMHLQYIQMIDVGRKLVHHRLKGFLSGGIASYLTTFNLSPRQIWITRHGQSQDNQLQKLGGNSELTERGHCYGLALYNFMTYKRKEWLIEQKNKIAQSTFPPLPGDNTPPYPELNQELEDKNFCVWTSMLQRSVQTAEYFDADEDYDVKAWEMLNELNAGSFEGMTYEEIAQRYPEEYRKRSQDKLQYIYPGVGGEGYLQVISRLRDMVREIERITDHLLIIGHRSVCRVLMAYFMDLTRDDIADLDVPLGILYAIEPKPYGIEFHAYKYNEEQGWFDELPNYKPRKTVDRNS